A single genomic interval of Panthera uncia isolate 11264 chromosome A1 unlocalized genomic scaffold, Puncia_PCG_1.0 HiC_scaffold_17, whole genome shotgun sequence harbors:
- the PWWP2A gene encoding PWWP domain-containing protein 2A isoform X6, with product MRSSYSAWRGGTDWVIDACTWPMEYHKCGRGIGRNQWRGANNEQQKRAGRNCSREGGEGPGNQAALLPPLQPELEEGEARKKMAAVAAEAAATAASPGEGGAGEAEPEMEPIPGSEAGTDPLPVTATEASVPDGEADGQQSSPQADEPPLPPPPPPPGELSRSPEAAGPELEAEEKLPARVAEPAAAAPQGGPELPPSPAPQPEQPPAPEERQEPPLPQPAAPALVPPAGGDSAVSQLIPGSEVRVTLDHIIEDALVVSFRLGEKLFSGVLMDLSKRFGPHGIPVTVFPKREYKDKPEAMQLQSNTFQEGAEVQREVSGAVPDDSSPVSPPEPSLAESLWTCKPPPLFHEGAPYPPPLFIRDTYNQSIPQPPPRKIKRPKRKMYREEPTSIMNAIKLRPRQVLCDKCKNSVVAEKKEIRKGSSASDSSKYEDKKRKNESVTTVNKKLKTDHKVDGKNQNESQRRNTVVKVSSIAHSRGRVVKVSAQANTSKAQLSTKKVLQSKNMDHAKAREVLKIAKEKAQKKQSETSTSKNAHSKVHFTRRYQSPSSGSLPPRVRLKPQRYRNEENDSSLKTGLEKMRSGKMAPKPQSRCTSTRSAENFQSRFNKKRKGLYRKAITEAAKAAKQLTPEVRALLTQFET from the exons ATGAGAAGTTCCTACTCtgcatggaggggagggactgACTGGGTGATAGACGCCTGCACCTGGCCAATGGAGTATCACAAGTGCGGGAGGGGTATAGGGCGCAACCAATGGCGCGGTGCCAATAACGAGCAGCAGAAAAGGGCGGGACGAAACTGttcaagggagggaggggaaggcccAGGGAACCAAGCAGCGCTGCTGCCGCCGCTGCAGCCCgagctggaggagggagaagccAGGAAGAAAATGGCGGCCGTGGCTGCAGAGGCGGCAGCGACTGCAGCGtcccccggggaggggggcgccgGCGAGGCCGAGCCGGAGATGGAGCCCATCCCCGGCAGCGAGGCTGGCACTGACCCCCTCCCGGTCACGGCGACTGAAGCATCTGTGCCGGACGGCGAGGCCGACGGGCAGCAGTCTTCTCCCCAGGCCGACGAGCCGCCGCtcccgccgccaccgccgccgccggggGAGCTCTCCCGCAGCCCGGAGGCGGCGGGGCCAGAGCTGGAAGCTGAGGAGAAGCTGCCCGCTCGGGTGGCGGAGCCGGCGGCAGCCGCGCCTCAGGGAGGGCCCGAGCTTCCACCTTCCCCTGCACCGCAGCCCGAGCAGCCCCCCGCTCCCGAGGAGCGCCAGGAACCGCCGCTGCCCCAGCCCGCAGCCCCGGCGCTCGTGCCGCCGGCGGGCGGGGACTCCGCGGTGTCGCAGCTGATTCCCGGCTCGGAGGTGCGGGTCACGCTGGACCACATCATCGAGGACGCGCTCGTCGTGTCGTTCCGTCTAGGGGAGAAGCTCTTCTCCGGTGTCCTCATGGATCTGTCCAAAAG GTTTGGGCCCCATGGGATCCCTGTGACAGTATTTCCCAAAAGGGAATATAAGGACAAACCTGAAGCCATGCAGCTCCAAAGTAATACATTCCAAGAAGGGGCGGAAGTCCAGCGTGAAGTGAGCGGTGCTGTTCCTGATGACTCTTCTCCAGTCTCGCCTCCCGAGCCGAGCCTGGCTGAAAGCCTGTGGACTTGCAAACCACCACCTCTCTTCCATGAAGGAGCACCTTATCCTCCCCCTTTGTTTATCAGGGACACATATAACCAGTCAATACCTCAGCCACCTCCTCGGAAAATCAAGCGACCCAAACGAAAAATGTACAGGGAAGAGCCTACTTCAATAATGAATGCTATTAAACTACGACCCAGGCAAGTCCTGTGTGACAAATGTAAAAACAGTGTTGTtgctgaaaaaaaggaaattagaaaaggtAGCAGTGCAAGTGACTCTTCTAAATATGAAGACAAGAAACGGAAAAACGAAAGTGTAACTACTGtgaacaaaaaactgaaaactgacCATAAAGTGGATgggaaaaaccaaaatgaaagcCAGAGAAGAAATACTGTGGTTAAGGTTTCCAGTATTGCTCACAGCAGAGGCAGAGTAGTCAAAGTTTCTGCTCAGGCAAATACATCAAAAGCTCAGTTAAGTACTAAAAAAGTGCTCCAGAGTAAGAACATGGATCATGCAAAAGCTCGGGAAGTGTTGAAAATTGCCAAAGAAAAGGCACAGAAGAAGCAGAGCGAAACCTCTACATCCAAAAATGCACACTCAAAAGTCCATTTCACACGTCGATATCAGAGTCCTAGCTCAGGTTCCCTTCCACCCCGGGTTCGTTTAAAACCACAGAGGTACAGGAACGAAGAGAATGACTCTTCTTTGAAGACAGGACTTGAGAAAATGCGGAGTGGCAAGATGGCACCCAAGCCCCAGTCTCGCTGCACCTCCACCCGCTCAGCAG AAAACTTCCAGTCACGCTTTAATAAGAAGAGAAAGGGCCTGTATCGCAAGGCTATCACAGAGGCGGCTAAGGCTGCCAAGCAGCTGACCCCTGAAGTGCGGGCTCTGTTGACACAGTTTGAAACGTGA
- the PWWP2A gene encoding PWWP domain-containing protein 2A isoform X3 — MRSSYSAWRGGTDWVIDACTWPMEYHKCGRGIGRNQWRGANNEQQKRAGRNCSREGGEGPGNQAALLPPLQPELEEGEARKKMAAVAAEAAATAASPGEGGAGEAEPEMEPIPGSEAGTDPLPVTATEASVPDGEADGQQSSPQADEPPLPPPPPPPGELSRSPEAAGPELEAEEKLPARVAEPAAAAPQGGPELPPSPAPQPEQPPAPEERQEPPLPQPAAPALVPPAGGDSAVSQLIPGSEVRVTLDHIIEDALVVSFRLGEKLFSGVLMDLSKRFGPHGIPVTVFPKREYKDKPEAMQLQSNTFQEGAEVQREVSGAVPDDSSPVSPPEPSLAESLWTCKPPPLFHEGAPYPPPLFIRDTYNQSIPQPPPRKIKRPKRKMYREEPTSIMNAIKLRPRQVLCDKCKNSVVAEKKEIRKGSSASDSSKYEDKKRKNESVTTVNKKLKTDHKVDGKNQNESQRRNTVVKVSSIAHSRGRVVKVSAQANTSKAQLSTKKVLQSKNMDHAKAREVLKIAKEKAQKKQSETSTSKNAHSKVHFTRRYQSPSSGSLPPRVRLKPQRYRNEENDSSLKTGLEKMRSGKMAPKPQSRCTSTRSAVTSSTEVLNLQFVKKAVSAKRSKVKRNKTRSQQMAAITSDSDESCCSLTVSDRPLWIQTGSIEVNSETGSTKTLAGCWFHGPVPQ; from the exons ATGAGAAGTTCCTACTCtgcatggaggggagggactgACTGGGTGATAGACGCCTGCACCTGGCCAATGGAGTATCACAAGTGCGGGAGGGGTATAGGGCGCAACCAATGGCGCGGTGCCAATAACGAGCAGCAGAAAAGGGCGGGACGAAACTGttcaagggagggaggggaaggcccAGGGAACCAAGCAGCGCTGCTGCCGCCGCTGCAGCCCgagctggaggagggagaagccAGGAAGAAAATGGCGGCCGTGGCTGCAGAGGCGGCAGCGACTGCAGCGtcccccggggaggggggcgccgGCGAGGCCGAGCCGGAGATGGAGCCCATCCCCGGCAGCGAGGCTGGCACTGACCCCCTCCCGGTCACGGCGACTGAAGCATCTGTGCCGGACGGCGAGGCCGACGGGCAGCAGTCTTCTCCCCAGGCCGACGAGCCGCCGCtcccgccgccaccgccgccgccggggGAGCTCTCCCGCAGCCCGGAGGCGGCGGGGCCAGAGCTGGAAGCTGAGGAGAAGCTGCCCGCTCGGGTGGCGGAGCCGGCGGCAGCCGCGCCTCAGGGAGGGCCCGAGCTTCCACCTTCCCCTGCACCGCAGCCCGAGCAGCCCCCCGCTCCCGAGGAGCGCCAGGAACCGCCGCTGCCCCAGCCCGCAGCCCCGGCGCTCGTGCCGCCGGCGGGCGGGGACTCCGCGGTGTCGCAGCTGATTCCCGGCTCGGAGGTGCGGGTCACGCTGGACCACATCATCGAGGACGCGCTCGTCGTGTCGTTCCGTCTAGGGGAGAAGCTCTTCTCCGGTGTCCTCATGGATCTGTCCAAAAG GTTTGGGCCCCATGGGATCCCTGTGACAGTATTTCCCAAAAGGGAATATAAGGACAAACCTGAAGCCATGCAGCTCCAAAGTAATACATTCCAAGAAGGGGCGGAAGTCCAGCGTGAAGTGAGCGGTGCTGTTCCTGATGACTCTTCTCCAGTCTCGCCTCCCGAGCCGAGCCTGGCTGAAAGCCTGTGGACTTGCAAACCACCACCTCTCTTCCATGAAGGAGCACCTTATCCTCCCCCTTTGTTTATCAGGGACACATATAACCAGTCAATACCTCAGCCACCTCCTCGGAAAATCAAGCGACCCAAACGAAAAATGTACAGGGAAGAGCCTACTTCAATAATGAATGCTATTAAACTACGACCCAGGCAAGTCCTGTGTGACAAATGTAAAAACAGTGTTGTtgctgaaaaaaaggaaattagaaaaggtAGCAGTGCAAGTGACTCTTCTAAATATGAAGACAAGAAACGGAAAAACGAAAGTGTAACTACTGtgaacaaaaaactgaaaactgacCATAAAGTGGATgggaaaaaccaaaatgaaagcCAGAGAAGAAATACTGTGGTTAAGGTTTCCAGTATTGCTCACAGCAGAGGCAGAGTAGTCAAAGTTTCTGCTCAGGCAAATACATCAAAAGCTCAGTTAAGTACTAAAAAAGTGCTCCAGAGTAAGAACATGGATCATGCAAAAGCTCGGGAAGTGTTGAAAATTGCCAAAGAAAAGGCACAGAAGAAGCAGAGCGAAACCTCTACATCCAAAAATGCACACTCAAAAGTCCATTTCACACGTCGATATCAGAGTCCTAGCTCAGGTTCCCTTCCACCCCGGGTTCGTTTAAAACCACAGAGGTACAGGAACGAAGAGAATGACTCTTCTTTGAAGACAGGACTTGAGAAAATGCGGAGTGGCAAGATGGCACCCAAGCCCCAGTCTCGCTGCACCTCCACCCGCTCAGCAG ttacttcctccactgaagtcttgaaccttcaatttgtaaaaaaagcAGTATCTGCGAAGCGTAGTAAAGTGAAGCGCAATAAAACGAG
- the PWWP2A gene encoding PWWP domain-containing protein 2A isoform X9 has protein sequence MQINKIPAFKKHFQNKRFGPHGIPVTVFPKREYKDKPEAMQLQSNTFQEGAEVQREVSGAVPDDSSPVSPPEPSLAESLWTCKPPPLFHEGAPYPPPLFIRDTYNQSIPQPPPRKIKRPKRKMYREEPTSIMNAIKLRPRQVLCDKCKNSVVAEKKEIRKGSSASDSSKYEDKKRKNESVTTVNKKLKTDHKVDGKNQNESQRRNTVVKVSSIAHSRGRVVKVSAQANTSKAQLSTKKVLQSKNMDHAKAREVLKIAKEKAQKKQSETSTSKNAHSKVHFTRRYQSPSSGSLPPRVRLKPQRYRNEENDSSLKTGLEKMRSGKMAPKPQSRCTSTRSAGEAPSENQSPSKGPEEASSEVQDTNDVLVPGERDEPQTLGKKGSKSSISVYMTLNQKKPDSSSASVCSIDSTDDLKSSNSECSSSESFDFPPGSMHAPSTSSTSSSSKEEKKLSNSLKMKVFSKNVSKCVTPDGRTICVGDIVWAKIYGFPWWPARILTITVSRKDSGLLVRQEARISWFGSPTTSFLALSQLSPFLENFQSRFNKKRKGLYRKAITEAAKAAKQLTPEVRALLTQFET, from the exons ATGCAGATAAACAAAATACCggcatttaaaaaacactttcagAATAAGAG GTTTGGGCCCCATGGGATCCCTGTGACAGTATTTCCCAAAAGGGAATATAAGGACAAACCTGAAGCCATGCAGCTCCAAAGTAATACATTCCAAGAAGGGGCGGAAGTCCAGCGTGAAGTGAGCGGTGCTGTTCCTGATGACTCTTCTCCAGTCTCGCCTCCCGAGCCGAGCCTGGCTGAAAGCCTGTGGACTTGCAAACCACCACCTCTCTTCCATGAAGGAGCACCTTATCCTCCCCCTTTGTTTATCAGGGACACATATAACCAGTCAATACCTCAGCCACCTCCTCGGAAAATCAAGCGACCCAAACGAAAAATGTACAGGGAAGAGCCTACTTCAATAATGAATGCTATTAAACTACGACCCAGGCAAGTCCTGTGTGACAAATGTAAAAACAGTGTTGTtgctgaaaaaaaggaaattagaaaaggtAGCAGTGCAAGTGACTCTTCTAAATATGAAGACAAGAAACGGAAAAACGAAAGTGTAACTACTGtgaacaaaaaactgaaaactgacCATAAAGTGGATgggaaaaaccaaaatgaaagcCAGAGAAGAAATACTGTGGTTAAGGTTTCCAGTATTGCTCACAGCAGAGGCAGAGTAGTCAAAGTTTCTGCTCAGGCAAATACATCAAAAGCTCAGTTAAGTACTAAAAAAGTGCTCCAGAGTAAGAACATGGATCATGCAAAAGCTCGGGAAGTGTTGAAAATTGCCAAAGAAAAGGCACAGAAGAAGCAGAGCGAAACCTCTACATCCAAAAATGCACACTCAAAAGTCCATTTCACACGTCGATATCAGAGTCCTAGCTCAGGTTCCCTTCCACCCCGGGTTCGTTTAAAACCACAGAGGTACAGGAACGAAGAGAATGACTCTTCTTTGAAGACAGGACTTGAGAAAATGCGGAGTGGCAAGATGGCACCCAAGCCCCAGTCTCGCTGCACCTCCACCCGCTCAGCAGGTGAGGCCCCTTCAGAAAATCAGAGTCCCTCAAAAGGCCCCGAAGAGGCCAGCAGTGAGGTTCAGGACACCAATGACGTGCTTGTGCCTGGTGAGCGGGATGAACCACAGACACTGGGCAAAAAGGGCAGCAAAAGCAGTATCTCTGTTTACATGACCCTAAATCAAAAGAAACCTGACTCTTCCAGTGCTTCCGTGTGTAGCATTGATAGCACAGATGATTTGAAATCCTCCAACTCTGAGTGTAGTTCTTCTGAAAGCTTTGATTTTCCTCCAGGCAGTATGCATGCACCTTCcacctcctccacttcctcctcttcaaaggaagagaaaaagctcAGTAATTCCTTGAAAATGAAAGTCTTTTCCAAAAACGTCTCTAAATGCGTCACACCAGATGGCAGGACCATATGTGTAGGGGACATTGTTTGGGCCAAGATCTATGGCTTTCCTTGGTGGCCAGCCCGTATTCTTACTATAACTGTGAGCCGGAAAGATAGCGGCCTTTTAGTCCGACAGGAGGCCCGTATTTCATGGTTTGGGTCTCCAACAACCTCTTTTCTTGCTCTTTCGCAACTCTCCCCCTTTTTAGAAAACTTCCAGTCACGCTTTAATAAGAAGAGAAAGGGCCTGTATCGCAAGGCTATCACAGAGGCGGCTAAGGCTGCCAAGCAGCTGACCCCTGAAGTGCGGGCTCTGTTGACACAGTTTGAAACGTGA